The Streptomonospora litoralis genome window below encodes:
- a CDS encoding ChaB family protein yields MPGREELPDTLRRSPRGAQETWIKAHDSAVDSYGEGERAHRVAYSALKHTYEKVGDRWRPKEDEGPSDKQAANPRAPQRGGDAPTAGGVDAGASKHHLYERAREAGVQGRSKMSKQELVDALQKASRTQTRRARGS; encoded by the coding sequence ATGCCCGGGCGAGAGGAGCTTCCCGACACCCTGCGGCGCTCGCCGCGCGGTGCGCAGGAGACCTGGATCAAGGCGCACGACTCGGCCGTGGACAGCTACGGCGAGGGCGAGCGCGCCCACCGCGTCGCCTACTCCGCGCTCAAGCACACCTACGAGAAGGTGGGCGACCGATGGCGTCCCAAGGAGGACGAAGGGCCTTCCGACAAGCAGGCGGCCAACCCCCGGGCGCCCCAGCGCGGCGGCGACGCGCCCACCGCCGGCGGGGTCGACGCCGGCGCGAGCAAGCACCACCTCTACGAGCGTGCGCGCGAGGCCGGTGTCCAAGGCCGGTCGAAGATGAGCAAGCAGGAGTTGGTCGACGCGCTGCAGAAGGCGAGCCGTACGCAGACCCGCCGGGCCCGCGGCTCCTGA
- a CDS encoding four-helix bundle copper-binding protein, with protein sequence MPTQTEEFLRSHPRDIAADDVDLLKTAVERLAACAQSCTACADACLGEPDVAELVACVRLNLDCAEVCSAAERVLTRRTEPDAELHRGLLESVVLYTQACARECDRHGEHHEHCRLCADRCRLAEDASRQILLQIQEQQRQ encoded by the coding sequence ATGCCGACTCAGACGGAAGAGTTCCTGCGCAGCCATCCGCGCGACATCGCCGCAGACGACGTCGATCTGCTCAAGACCGCCGTGGAGCGGCTGGCCGCCTGCGCCCAATCCTGCACCGCCTGCGCCGACGCGTGCCTGGGCGAGCCGGACGTGGCCGAACTCGTCGCCTGCGTGCGCCTCAACCTGGACTGCGCCGAGGTCTGCTCCGCGGCGGAACGCGTGCTGACCAGGCGCACCGAGCCCGACGCCGAACTGCACCGCGGGCTGCTGGAGAGCGTCGTCCTCTACACCCAGGCCTGCGCCCGCGAGTGCGACCGGCACGGCGAGCACCACGAGCACTGCCGGCTGTGCGCCGACCGGTGCCGGCTGGCCGAGGACGCCTCCCGCCAGATCCTTCTCCAGATTCAGGAACAGCAGCGACAGTAG
- a CDS encoding DUF3140 domain-containing protein produces the protein MVRERLDPETEDVWREFHGTVNMRGEELRRWLLTDASGPDHFAADPSMDVSPLGRRVVEILDKRQVDLTGADVDTMRDVVERARRLLAAPEEERGEQWRHALMTLGHDPLRPDPSSPEEEPTAEGPQ, from the coding sequence ATGGTCCGTGAACGGCTCGACCCCGAGACCGAGGACGTGTGGCGCGAGTTCCACGGCACGGTGAACATGCGCGGCGAGGAGCTGCGTCGCTGGCTGCTGACCGACGCATCGGGGCCCGACCACTTCGCCGCCGACCCGTCGATGGACGTCTCGCCCCTCGGTCGGCGCGTCGTCGAGATCCTGGACAAGCGCCAGGTGGACCTGACCGGCGCCGACGTCGACACCATGCGCGACGTCGTGGAGCGGGCGCGGCGGCTGCTGGCCGCACCCGAGGAGGAGCGCGGCGAGCAGTGGCGCCACGCGCTCATGACACTGGGGCACGACCCGCTGCGTCCCGACCCGAGCAGTCCGGAGGAGGAGCCGACCGCCGAAGGCCCGCAGTAG
- a CDS encoding dienelactone hydrolase family protein: MDVRTVTVRDGDAQLTGDLATTPEAAAVVLFAHGSGSSRHSPRNKEVADALNKSGFATLLIDLLTEEEDRLDQAGGELRFDIGLLTRRLTAAMDWLAEDSQTAGLPIGLFGASTGAAAALCTAAERPRQVGAVVSRGGRVDLAEDRLADVSAPVMMIAGSADEPIVRISFDTTEKLHVQNEVHVVPDATHLFEEPGALEQVAGAAMTWFRDHLGTGETRAAE, encoded by the coding sequence ATGGACGTGCGAACCGTGACGGTGCGGGACGGCGACGCGCAGCTCACCGGCGATCTGGCGACCACTCCCGAGGCCGCCGCCGTCGTGCTGTTCGCCCACGGCAGCGGTAGTTCGCGGCACAGTCCGCGCAACAAGGAGGTCGCCGACGCGCTGAACAAGTCGGGTTTCGCCACCTTGCTGATCGACCTGCTCACCGAGGAGGAGGACCGCCTCGACCAGGCGGGCGGCGAACTGCGCTTCGACATCGGACTGCTGACGCGGCGGCTGACGGCCGCGATGGACTGGCTGGCCGAGGACTCCCAGACCGCCGGGCTGCCGATCGGCCTGTTCGGGGCGAGTACGGGGGCGGCGGCCGCGCTGTGTACTGCGGCCGAGCGGCCGCGGCAGGTCGGCGCGGTGGTCTCGCGCGGCGGACGGGTGGATCTGGCCGAGGACCGGCTGGCCGACGTCTCGGCACCGGTGATGATGATCGCGGGCAGCGCCGACGAGCCCATCGTGCGGATCTCCTTCGACACCACCGAGAAGCTGCACGTGCAGAACGAGGTGCACGTCGTTCCGGACGCGACACACCTCTTCGAGGAACCGGGTGCGCTGGAGCAGGTGGCCGGCGCGGCGATGACCTGGTTCCGCGACCATCTGGGCACCGGCGAGACCCGCGCGGCCGAGTGA
- a CDS encoding glycosyl hydrolase family 18 protein → MKTPRTRAAAAAALALAVSATPLFAAPAAAAPADITVVYTEGQTWETGYSGQFTIINDGDTALQDWTIEFSLPDGAAISSMWNADVAESAGNYTVTPPNWGAPVPAGGSYGIGFNGSFSAGPTATEPEGCTIDDAPCSGGPPSEDTEAPSVPGGLSATDQTADSITLSWDAADDDVGVAGYEVLRGGEVAASTTGTATTAVVGALDADTEYTFSVRAYDAAGNRSAAGDPVTARTSADDGGGGDPGPGGDRRVGYFTQWGIYARDYLVQDVDTSGTAEKLTHINYAFANVSADGQCFMANQPGEGDAYADYGRSFGAADSVDGEGDTWDQSLRGNFNQLRELKAKHPHLKVLISLGGWTWSKNLSDAALTADSRERLVSSCIDMYLRGNLPVIDGAGGTGAAAGVFDGIDLDWEWPASAGHPDNTFRPQDKQNFTALVQEFRDQLNALEAENGREYQLTSFMAADPQKIEAGYEVGAVMEDFDFVTVQGYDFHGAWESTTNHQSNLTPVPNDPGPRTYSMQETIQAYIDRGADPADLVMGVPFYGRGWTGVPGGPDGDGLHQTSTGAAQGPYEDGIDDYKNLKNLSGYELYRDAEAGTAWLYNGSTFWTYDDPTAMRQKVDWAQQQGLGGIMAWSLDGDDAQGSLMAAIDGALDGS, encoded by the coding sequence GTGAAGACCCCCCGCACCAGAGCGGCCGCCGCCGCGGCACTCGCCCTCGCGGTTTCGGCGACCCCGCTGTTCGCCGCGCCCGCCGCGGCCGCTCCCGCAGACATCACCGTCGTCTACACCGAGGGCCAGACCTGGGAGACCGGGTACAGCGGCCAGTTCACCATCATCAACGACGGCGACACCGCGCTGCAGGACTGGACGATCGAGTTCAGCCTGCCCGACGGCGCAGCGATCAGCAGCATGTGGAACGCCGACGTCGCCGAGTCGGCCGGCAACTACACCGTCACCCCGCCGAACTGGGGTGCGCCCGTGCCTGCCGGCGGCAGCTACGGAATCGGGTTCAACGGCTCCTTCTCCGCCGGCCCGACCGCCACCGAGCCCGAGGGCTGCACCATCGACGACGCCCCCTGCTCGGGCGGCCCGCCCTCGGAGGACACCGAGGCGCCGTCCGTGCCCGGAGGCCTCTCGGCCACCGACCAGACCGCCGACAGCATCACCCTGAGCTGGGACGCCGCCGACGACGACGTGGGAGTCGCCGGCTACGAGGTGCTGCGCGGCGGTGAGGTCGCCGCCTCCACGACCGGCACCGCCACCACGGCCGTCGTGGGCGCCTTGGACGCCGACACCGAGTACACGTTCTCCGTGCGCGCCTACGACGCCGCGGGCAACCGGTCGGCGGCCGGAGACCCGGTCACCGCGCGCACCTCCGCCGACGACGGCGGGGGCGGCGACCCCGGGCCGGGCGGCGACCGCCGGGTCGGCTACTTCACCCAGTGGGGCATCTACGCCCGCGACTACCTCGTCCAGGACGTGGACACCAGCGGGACCGCCGAGAAGCTGACCCACATCAACTACGCGTTCGCCAACGTCTCGGCGGACGGCCAGTGCTTCATGGCCAACCAGCCGGGCGAGGGCGACGCCTACGCCGACTACGGGCGCTCCTTCGGCGCCGCCGACAGCGTCGACGGCGAGGGCGACACCTGGGACCAGTCGCTGCGCGGCAACTTCAACCAGCTCCGCGAGCTCAAGGCGAAGCACCCCCACCTGAAGGTGCTCATCTCGCTGGGCGGCTGGACCTGGTCGAAGAACCTCTCCGACGCGGCCCTGACCGCCGATTCCCGCGAACGCCTGGTCAGCTCCTGCATCGACATGTACCTGCGCGGCAACCTGCCGGTGATCGACGGCGCCGGCGGCACCGGCGCGGCCGCGGGCGTGTTCGACGGCATCGACCTCGACTGGGAGTGGCCGGCCTCGGCGGGCCATCCCGACAACACGTTCCGCCCGCAGGACAAGCAGAACTTCACGGCCCTGGTGCAGGAGTTCCGCGACCAGCTGAACGCTCTGGAGGCCGAGAACGGCCGCGAGTACCAGCTCACCTCGTTCATGGCGGCCGACCCGCAGAAGATCGAGGCGGGCTACGAGGTGGGCGCCGTGATGGAGGACTTCGACTTCGTCACCGTGCAGGGCTACGACTTCCACGGCGCCTGGGAGTCGACCACCAACCACCAGTCCAACCTCACTCCCGTCCCGAACGACCCCGGTCCGCGGACCTACAGCATGCAGGAGACGATCCAGGCTTACATCGACCGCGGCGCCGACCCGGCCGACCTCGTGATGGGCGTGCCCTTCTACGGTCGCGGCTGGACCGGCGTGCCCGGCGGCCCCGACGGCGACGGCCTGCACCAGACGTCCACCGGAGCGGCGCAGGGCCCCTACGAGGACGGCATCGACGACTACAAGAACCTGAAGAACCTGAGCGGCTACGAGCTCTACCGCGACGCCGAGGCCGGCACCGCCTGGCTGTACAACGGTTCGACCTTCTGGACCTACGACGACCCCACCGCCATGCGGCAGAAGGTCGACTGGGCCCAGCAGCAGGGCCTGGGCGGGATCATGGCCTGGTCGCTGGACGGCGACGACGCCCAGGGAAGCCTGATGGCGGCGATCGACGGCGCCCTCGACGGCTCCTGA
- a CDS encoding multidrug effflux MFS transporter, translated as MSLTAVRPRLRTDRAPQTPTHGADRPRRSVVLLVFILGVLSATSSLATDLYLPAFPQIAADLNAPESQIQLTLTAVMVGLALGQLIIGPLSDQLGRRKPLLVGIGVFTATSLLCMVVQTAEMFSVVRFVQGLAAAAGMVISRAVVRDTFDGDSAAKFFSRLVLLVGLAPMLGPLLGGQLLLIGPWQLIFAVLGAAGLAGFGLVFFGLPESLPVHQRVRQDPKQMVRHFLRLVADPRFIGPTLTMALSFAMTFTYISAFSFVSQEEFGATPQQFSLIFGINTLGMILGNQLNAALIGKMHTTRRLLIGLLGAVASVALLLGMHLAGHTSLVAVTAVLFVMMFCTGLISPNATTLAIVSQPSSSAGSASALLGTLQFAIGGTLASAAGLHGGTTMTSMVLVMLVTGLAATGAFALTAARGHAK; from the coding sequence GTGAGCCTTACCGCTGTGCGCCCGCGTCTGCGGACCGACCGCGCCCCGCAGACGCCGACTCACGGTGCCGACCGCCCGCGCCGGTCGGTCGTCCTGCTGGTCTTCATCCTCGGAGTCCTCTCGGCGACCAGTTCCCTGGCCACCGACCTGTACCTGCCCGCGTTCCCGCAGATCGCGGCCGACCTGAACGCCCCGGAATCCCAGATCCAGCTCACGCTGACCGCGGTCATGGTCGGGCTGGCGCTGGGCCAGTTGATCATCGGCCCGCTCAGCGACCAGCTGGGCCGCCGCAAGCCGCTGCTCGTGGGCATCGGGGTCTTCACCGCCACGTCGCTGCTGTGCATGGTCGTGCAGACGGCCGAGATGTTCAGCGTGGTGCGCTTCGTCCAGGGACTGGCGGCCGCGGCCGGAATGGTGATCTCGCGCGCGGTGGTGCGCGACACCTTCGACGGCGACTCCGCCGCCAAGTTCTTCTCCCGGCTGGTGCTGCTGGTCGGGCTCGCCCCGATGCTCGGCCCGCTGCTGGGCGGACAACTGCTGCTCATCGGGCCCTGGCAGCTGATCTTCGCCGTGCTGGGTGCGGCGGGACTGGCCGGCTTCGGGCTGGTCTTCTTCGGCCTGCCGGAGAGCCTGCCGGTGCACCAGCGCGTTCGGCAGGACCCCAAGCAGATGGTGCGGCACTTCCTGCGCCTGGTCGCCGACCCGCGCTTCATCGGCCCGACGCTGACCATGGCGCTGAGCTTCGCCATGACCTTCACCTACATCTCCGCGTTCTCCTTCGTCTCGCAGGAGGAGTTCGGCGCCACACCGCAGCAGTTCAGCCTCATCTTCGGGATCAACACGCTCGGCATGATCCTGGGCAACCAGCTCAACGCCGCGCTGATCGGGAAGATGCACACGACGCGGCGGCTGCTCATCGGCCTGCTGGGCGCGGTGGCCTCGGTGGCGCTGCTGCTGGGCATGCACCTGGCCGGCCACACCAGCCTGGTCGCGGTGACCGCGGTGCTGTTCGTGATGATGTTCTGCACCGGCCTGATCTCGCCGAACGCCACCACGCTGGCCATCGTCAGCCAGCCGTCCTCCTCGGCCGGCAGCGCCTCGGCCCTGCTGGGTACGCTGCAGTTCGCCATCGGCGGCACGCTCGCCTCGGCGGCCGGCCTGCACGGTGGGACCACGATGACGAGCATGGTCCTCGTCATGCTGGTGACCGGCCTGGCGGCGACGGGCGCCTTCGCGCTGACGGCGGCGCGCGGCCACGCCAAGTAG
- a CDS encoding pentapeptide repeat-containing protein translates to MSDYDPASGGELRGADLAGRDLRERLAGAGAQPRVFAECDLARADLRGAHLVDAVFTDCRMDGALFDEAALDGARFSGGTASGAHFTGAECIEAAFDRTDLANTEWARAVLTEAVFTACRLTGAGLCDLRGIGYSFVRCNMMLARLKGASLRDLDMTGVRLDEADLTKADLRGTVWQQSRLRGAVLTGADFGGADLRGADLGEISLTDAAVLRGATVSPQQADMLLAGLGIQVLATDGQPDAAGR, encoded by the coding sequence ATGAGTGACTACGACCCGGCCTCCGGCGGCGAGCTGCGTGGGGCCGATCTTGCCGGGCGGGATCTGCGGGAGCGACTGGCGGGGGCCGGTGCACAGCCGCGGGTGTTCGCCGAATGCGACCTCGCCCGCGCCGACCTGCGCGGGGCCCATCTGGTCGATGCGGTCTTCACCGACTGCCGGATGGACGGAGCACTGTTCGACGAGGCCGCGCTGGACGGTGCGCGCTTCTCGGGAGGGACCGCCTCGGGGGCGCACTTCACCGGTGCGGAGTGCATCGAGGCCGCTTTCGACCGCACGGACCTCGCCAACACCGAGTGGGCGCGCGCCGTGCTCACCGAGGCCGTTTTCACCGCCTGCCGACTGACCGGGGCGGGCCTGTGCGACCTGCGCGGGATCGGGTACTCCTTCGTGCGGTGCAACATGATGCTGGCGCGGCTGAAGGGAGCCTCGCTGCGCGACCTCGATATGACGGGGGTGCGCCTGGACGAGGCCGACCTGACCAAGGCCGACCTGCGGGGGACGGTATGGCAGCAGAGCCGGCTGCGCGGCGCCGTGCTCACCGGTGCCGACTTCGGCGGAGCGGACCTGCGCGGCGCCGACCTGGGTGAGATCAGCCTGACCGACGCCGCCGTGCTGCGCGGTGCCACGGTCTCGCCGCAGCAGGCCGACATGCTGCTCGCCGGGCTGGGCATACAGGTTCTTGCGACCGACGGGCAACCGGACGCCGCGGGACGGTGA
- a CDS encoding PucR family transcriptional regulator produces the protein MRIRDLVAIAHLRLRFLAGQEHADREIGRVYTTDLLHPERYLDGGELVLTGLMWRRGPEDPDTFVRAITESGAVGLGAGAALGAVPPDLVAACERRGLPLIEVPAETSFAAVAEEVQRAQTGSLLAGIVETRQRHRRLMADLAAGADFPGVFAAAAEQAGLACWVVSSTGRAVASAGEEPTRAEREWLAEQRLRRPRRHTADLPAAGAAAGRRVTLVPVGERDPHPLVGWVLAVEGDAEVWPEDGTEAVNELAALAGLARSLGEQRAADEARHVQGLPRLLAAQRFDEVAALLQVAGSPDEEERSRARHVVVSAALLPEPPEPALARRVLDELVADLPTAAVAGDGAAIAVVPVAEAVRGGPAADGPPGESAETGAPVGETGEGGEAAGAEALRTELARRAAVLEPGLRDHRLAVGISAAAPGIAALRGAAMEADHARRLAELRGGRSHVAAGTELDSHELLLASVPEEVRTSYRDRLLSPLLDYDRTHRSDLVATLERFLAYSGSWQRCATAMHVHVNTLRYRIGRVEALTGRDLASLENRVDFYLALKLHK, from the coding sequence ATGCGTATCCGCGATCTCGTCGCGATCGCGCACCTGCGGCTGCGCTTCCTGGCCGGCCAGGAGCACGCCGACCGGGAGATCGGCCGCGTCTACACCACCGACCTGCTCCACCCCGAGCGCTACCTCGACGGCGGCGAGCTGGTGCTCACGGGACTGATGTGGCGCCGCGGCCCCGAGGACCCCGACACCTTCGTGCGTGCGATCACCGAGTCGGGCGCGGTGGGCCTGGGCGCCGGAGCCGCACTGGGCGCCGTCCCGCCCGATCTGGTGGCCGCCTGCGAACGCCGCGGTCTCCCGCTGATCGAGGTCCCGGCCGAGACCTCCTTCGCCGCGGTCGCCGAAGAGGTGCAGCGCGCGCAGACCGGCAGCCTGCTGGCCGGGATCGTCGAGACCCGCCAGCGCCACCGGCGGCTGATGGCCGACCTGGCCGCCGGCGCCGACTTTCCGGGCGTCTTCGCCGCGGCCGCCGAGCAGGCGGGCCTCGCCTGCTGGGTGGTCTCCAGCACCGGACGGGCGGTGGCCTCGGCGGGGGAGGAGCCGACCCGCGCCGAGCGGGAGTGGCTCGCCGAGCAGCGGCTGCGGCGTCCCCGACGGCACACCGCCGACCTGCCGGCCGCCGGCGCCGCCGCCGGGCGGCGGGTGACGCTGGTGCCGGTGGGGGAGCGCGACCCGCATCCGCTGGTGGGTTGGGTGCTCGCGGTCGAAGGCGACGCCGAGGTGTGGCCCGAGGACGGCACGGAGGCGGTGAACGAGCTCGCGGCTCTGGCGGGACTGGCCCGCAGCCTGGGCGAGCAGCGCGCCGCCGACGAGGCGCGCCACGTGCAGGGGCTGCCGCGCCTGCTGGCGGCGCAGCGCTTCGACGAGGTCGCCGCGCTGCTGCAGGTGGCGGGCTCCCCGGACGAGGAGGAGCGCTCCCGCGCCCGGCATGTGGTCGTGAGCGCGGCGCTGCTGCCCGAGCCTCCCGAGCCGGCGCTGGCGCGGCGCGTCCTGGACGAGCTGGTGGCCGACCTGCCGACGGCCGCCGTGGCGGGCGACGGCGCGGCGATCGCCGTCGTTCCGGTCGCCGAGGCCGTCAGGGGCGGCCCCGCAGCGGACGGCCCGCCGGGTGAGTCCGCCGAGACGGGCGCGCCCGTCGGGGAGACCGGCGAGGGCGGGGAGGCAGCCGGGGCCGAGGCGCTGCGCACCGAACTCGCCCGCCGGGCCGCGGTGCTGGAGCCCGGGCTGCGCGACCACCGGCTGGCTGTCGGGATCAGCGCCGCGGCGCCCGGCATCGCCGCGCTGCGCGGCGCCGCGATGGAGGCCGACCACGCCCGCCGCCTCGCGGAGCTGCGCGGCGGCCGCTCCCACGTCGCCGCCGGGACCGAACTGGACTCCCATGAGCTGCTGCTGGCCTCGGTCCCCGAGGAGGTCCGCACCTCCTACCGCGACCGCCTCCTGAGCCCGCTGCTGGACTACGACCGCACCCACCGCTCCGACCTGGTCGCCACCCTGGAGCGCTTCCTCGCCTACTCCGGCTCCTGGCAGCGCTGCGCGACGGCGATGCACGTGCACGTCAACACCCTGCGCTACCGCATCGGCCGCGTCGAGGCACTCACCGGCCGCGACCTCGCCAGCCTGGAGAACCGCGTCGACTTCTACCTGGCGCTGAAGCTGCACAAGTAG
- a CDS encoding FAD binding domain-containing protein: MDFLSPATWEDALAAKSGRPDAVPIMGGTDVMVELNFDRRRPGALLDLTRVDELAQWGPQGPYLRLGAGVPYTEVVERLAGRAPALAQAARSVASPQIRNRGSVGGNLGSASPAGDCHPPLVACGALVELASVRGVRHVPAAEFYLGPGRSARADDELISAVLLPAPSGPQQFSKIGTRNAMVIAVASFSLVLDATTRQAGTGIGSAGPRPLRSAPAEEFLAAEFDWDGARTPSHAAARRFGELVAAAAEPIDDVRGSAAYRRHALSVMARRAWLWCAAAYRKGAP, translated from the coding sequence ATGGACTTTCTCAGCCCTGCCACGTGGGAGGACGCGCTGGCCGCGAAGAGCGGCCGCCCCGATGCGGTGCCCATCATGGGCGGCACCGACGTGATGGTGGAGCTGAACTTCGACCGGCGCCGACCCGGCGCTCTGCTCGATCTCACCCGGGTGGACGAACTCGCCCAGTGGGGGCCCCAAGGCCCGTACCTGCGGCTGGGCGCCGGCGTGCCCTACACCGAGGTCGTCGAGCGGCTGGCCGGGCGCGCGCCCGCGCTCGCGCAGGCGGCCCGCTCGGTCGCCTCGCCGCAGATCCGCAACCGCGGTTCGGTCGGCGGCAACCTGGGCTCCGCCTCCCCCGCCGGCGACTGCCACCCGCCGCTGGTGGCCTGCGGCGCCCTGGTGGAGCTGGCATCGGTGCGCGGTGTGCGGCACGTACCCGCGGCCGAGTTCTACCTGGGGCCGGGCCGAAGCGCCCGTGCCGACGACGAACTGATCTCGGCCGTGCTGCTCCCCGCGCCGTCCGGGCCCCAGCAGTTCAGCAAGATCGGTACGCGCAACGCCATGGTGATCGCGGTCGCCTCCTTCTCGCTGGTTCTCGACGCCACCACCCGGCAGGCCGGAACCGGCATCGGCTCGGCCGGACCGCGTCCGCTGCGCAGCGCGCCCGCCGAGGAGTTCCTGGCCGCGGAGTTCGACTGGGACGGCGCCCGCACCCCGTCGCACGCCGCGGCCCGGCGCTTCGGCGAGCTGGTGGCCGCCGCGGCCGAACCCATCGACGACGTGCGCGGCAGCGCGGCCTACCGCAGGCACGCGCTGTCGGTGATGGCGCGCCGCGCCTGGCTCTGGTGCGCCGCCGCCTACCGGAAGGGAGCCCCCTGA
- a CDS encoding (2Fe-2S)-binding protein: protein MRVAFTVNGEEVAADDVWPGESLLYVLRERLGLPGSKNACEQGECGSCTVYLDEVTVCACMVAAGQAQGRRVRTVEGLAAPEDADAPPESRLSAVQEAFVEAGAVQCGFCTPGLLVQADDLIARTAAAGRAVPGDAEIREALAGNLCRCTGYEAIVAAVRLAAERERAAAHRGGAR, encoded by the coding sequence ATGCGTGTCGCGTTCACGGTCAACGGCGAAGAGGTGGCCGCCGACGACGTATGGCCCGGCGAGAGCCTGCTGTACGTGCTGCGGGAGCGCTTGGGCCTGCCCGGCAGCAAGAACGCCTGCGAGCAGGGAGAGTGCGGTTCCTGCACGGTGTATCTGGACGAGGTGACGGTGTGCGCCTGCATGGTCGCGGCCGGACAGGCGCAGGGGCGCCGGGTGCGCACCGTCGAAGGGCTGGCCGCGCCCGAGGACGCCGACGCCCCGCCGGAGTCGCGCCTGAGCGCCGTGCAGGAGGCGTTCGTCGAGGCCGGCGCTGTGCAGTGCGGGTTCTGCACACCGGGTCTGCTGGTGCAGGCGGACGACCTCATCGCGCGCACCGCGGCCGCCGGCCGCGCCGTGCCCGGCGACGCGGAGATCCGCGAGGCGCTGGCGGGCAACCTGTGCCGCTGCACCGGCTACGAGGCGATCGTCGCCGCGGTGCGCCTGGCCGCGGAACGCGAGCGGGCCGCCGCGCACCGCGGAGGCGCCCGGTGA
- a CDS encoding 8-oxoguanine deaminase, translating into MSTVVIDGAHVVTGDGAEYESGHIVAADGVITAAAPGPAPAHAGARVVDGRGLLATPGLVNTHHHLYQWATQGMFADSTLFEWLTGSYELWSRLDASVVADTTTAGLAWLALSGCTTASDHHYVFPAGGGDIAAAEVEAARAVGVRLDLARGSMDRGRSAGGLPPDSVVETLEGALAATEAAVDAHHDPAFGAMTRVAVAPCSPFTVSRELMTGAAELARAKGVRLHTHLAETLDEQEQCLAEFGTTPVGYAEKLGWLGEDVWLAHAVHLSDDAVARIAATGTGVAHCPSSNARLGAGICRSADLLQAGASVGLGVDGPASSELTGLAAEMRQALLMARARGGPRALTARQALHMATLGGARCLGRAAELGSIEVGKLADIALWRVDGFGRDAIDDPVVALVFGPPAPPEHLLVGGAPVVQGGALRTVSAESAAAAGRRAHRRITTEVERP; encoded by the coding sequence ATGAGCACCGTGGTGATCGACGGCGCGCACGTCGTCACCGGAGACGGCGCGGAGTACGAGTCCGGCCACATCGTCGCCGCCGACGGCGTCATCACCGCCGCCGCGCCCGGTCCCGCACCCGCGCACGCCGGGGCGCGGGTCGTCGACGGCCGCGGCCTGCTGGCCACACCCGGCCTGGTCAACACCCATCACCACCTCTACCAGTGGGCCACGCAGGGCATGTTCGCCGACAGCACCCTGTTCGAGTGGCTGACGGGCTCCTATGAACTGTGGAGCCGCCTGGACGCGTCCGTCGTCGCCGACACCACCACCGCCGGGCTCGCGTGGCTGGCGCTGTCGGGCTGCACGACCGCCTCCGACCACCACTACGTCTTCCCCGCCGGCGGCGGGGACATCGCCGCCGCCGAGGTGGAGGCGGCGCGAGCGGTGGGCGTCCGCCTCGACCTGGCGCGCGGATCGATGGACCGGGGGCGCTCCGCGGGCGGGCTGCCCCCCGACAGCGTGGTCGAGACGCTGGAGGGTGCCCTGGCCGCGACCGAGGCCGCCGTGGACGCCCACCACGACCCCGCCTTCGGCGCGATGACGCGCGTCGCCGTCGCCCCCTGCTCGCCGTTCACCGTCAGCCGGGAGCTGATGACCGGGGCCGCCGAACTCGCCCGCGCCAAGGGGGTGCGCCTGCACACCCACCTCGCCGAGACGCTGGACGAACAGGAGCAGTGCCTCGCCGAGTTCGGCACCACCCCGGTGGGCTACGCCGAGAAACTCGGCTGGCTGGGCGAGGACGTGTGGCTGGCGCACGCCGTGCACCTCTCCGACGACGCCGTCGCCCGCATCGCGGCCACCGGGACCGGGGTCGCGCACTGCCCCTCCTCCAACGCCCGGCTGGGTGCGGGCATCTGCCGCTCTGCCGACCTGCTGCAGGCGGGCGCCTCCGTGGGGCTGGGCGTGGACGGGCCCGCCTCCAGCGAACTCACCGGCCTGGCCGCGGAGATGCGCCAAGCGCTGCTGATGGCGCGCGCCCGCGGCGGCCCGCGGGCGCTCACCGCGCGCCAGGCGCTGCACATGGCCACCCTCGGCGGGGCGCGCTGCCTGGGCCGTGCCGCCGAGCTCGGGTCGATCGAGGTCGGCAAACTCGCCGACATCGCGCTGTGGCGGGTGGACGGCTTCGGCCGCGACGCGATCGACGATCCCGTGGTCGCGCTGGTGTTCGGCCCGCCGGCGCCGCCGGAGCACCTGCTGGTCGGCGGGGCCCCCGTCGTTCAGGGCGGAGCGCTGCGCACCGTCTCCGCCGAGTCCGCCGCGGCGGCGGGCCGCCGCGCGCACCGCAGGATCACCACGGAGGTGGAGCGCCCATGA